From the Mesorhizobium sp. WSM2240 genome, the window ATCACCCTCAATCTGGTGGATCTTCATTTCTTAAATTCTTCCGGGATCAATCTTCTGGCAAAATTTACAATCGAGGTGCGCAAGCATCCCTCAGTTCAACTAACGGTCCGAGGGACAAAGGATATACCTTGGCAGTCTAAATCCTTGCCGAACCTAAAGAAGTTGCACCCAAATTTGGTGCTCCGGGTGGATTGAGGCGGGCGCCAGCCAGTTGTACCGGCGGTCATTTCATTCGAACGTATTGTTCGTGGCGACCATCGACAGATAAAGTCTGTCATCAGATCTGCCGATGCGGCTTAACATCAACTCTGGAGGCCTCGGGTGCGGCCGGTTTCGGTGCAAAACGGCGCCGCTCGCGGCGGCGTTGCACCTCTTCGTAGCGTCGAGCGCGGTCGTACCATTCCCATTCCATATGCCGCCACGCTTCGCGCCAGACCTTGCAGATCGCGATCCTTCGTTTGCCGATGTCAGCTCTCAAATAAAAGAGCGTTTGGTTGAGCTCCAATTCAAACCTGCTCGTCTCTAGGTGCATAGCGTTGTTCCGGTCGGGATTGGATTGGATTGGGGCGCGCGACGGTTGCCCCAACAGGCTTCAAGGTCAACATTGGCCACGGAGATTTCGAACGTTAACGCGTAATACGGTTAAAGAAAATCTTCACGTGGTGCGGACTGGCAGGGCGGCATTGGTCGCTCGATCCTGAGGCCGGCATGGCATCGCCCCAATTGCCGCTCAGGGCCGTGCAGCACCACTTCCTCTGGTAGGGCCTGGGCACGGCGATGGCGTCGCTGACGAACGCTGTCCACGGCGACCATGTGGGCAGGGCGCATGCCACGACGGCGAAGGGGCCTTCCGTGGCGTAGCGTGTGCAAGCATGCGTGCTTGTCACCGACCCAAGTTCTGACTAGGCTTTCTCACGTAAGTAATCAGCGCTAGGAACCCAGGCTATGCGACAACTTTTAATGGCGGTTTTTTGGATGGCCTGCTTTCCTGGCGTAAACGATGCCGTTGGCGTGGAGGCTCAAAGCGAGGTCACTGTCGAAGTCGCCGGCGAGGCATACAAGGGGGCTCCCGTCTTCGAGGTTAGATTTGACGGCGTCGTGGTGGGCAGTGGCACTCTCAAAAATTCGATCGATACCGCCGCGGAAGGGCGTCTTTTCGAAACAAAAGATCCTCTGAAATATGTTGAAACCTTTCAGTTCAAGATACCCGATGACGTGTTCAGTCCCTCCGGCGTGGTCGAGATCAGTTTCACAAACGATGCGTGGGGCGGCGACAGTGCAAGTCAAGCCGATCGAAATCTGTTTGCCCGGTCAATATCTGTTAACGGCAAGAAAATAGATGCGGCCGAGTTAAGGCTGCAAAACGACGCTATTGATTCAACGCCCGAGGCCATTGTTGGTGCGGCCGAAACGCATGGCTTCGTGGCGCTGCCAGGAAGCGATATCAAAGCCCGTGCCATGCCTGGCGGCGAGGGATGGCCGCAGCCTTCCCAAACGGCGGAGAGCAGGGCCCTGCCAACCGACCCGGCCGGGAAGATGGCACCTGGTCAAGCAGACGGCGAAGTGCAGCCTGCTCCCAGTGTGACGACTGCCTCCAAGGACAAAGCTTCCGATTGTGATCGTGTGGCCAATGTGGCCGGTTTCCAGAACAATTCAGCGGAATTGTCTACGGCCCAGCGTTCAGCCCTGGACAAATTAATCTCGGAATTAGCCGACGAACCGTGCGCTTTGGAGATCATCGGATATGCAAGCAATACGGGCACGGCATCGGCCAATGAACGAGTTTCGCAAGCCCGGGCAGCCGCAGTCGCGGACTACCTGACGGCGCGCGGCATTCCTGCAGCCTCGGCGACGACGATCGGCAAGGGCCAGACGATGAAGTTTGGGCCGTCCGCCATCGATAATCAGCGCGTGGTCATAACGACTTCTAAAAGATGACAAGCCACTTTGGCCTTTGCACAAGACAATCGCGGCCAAGTTTGGTAAATTTACACCTAACAAGAGAGAGGTGAATTCGATCTATTTGCGAAAGCGAAAAGAAATGCTGCGTTGATACATTCCCCCATGACCAGCACAGGGAGTGGGGAAATGAAGAGAGTCAAAATCTACGCGCTGACGGCATTTATTGCGTTTTCGTTGATTACTCCGACTGTGCTGAGCGCGGCCGAGTTTGCCACGAGTTCAATTTCGAATTCGGACCGTCAGACGCCGCTTGCACGGATCCTGAAGCCCGGATCTGGTTCCGTGAAAACCCACAAGCCGAGATCGATCAAGCGGAGCGAAGTCCGTTTCAACAGCCGCGGGAAAGCGCCCCTTGCATATCAACTGTTTTGCCTGAAGTCACCGAGGGAATGCCGGGGCGGCGGCAAAGCATCGGTTCATCTGACGCCGCAACTGCTTTCCAAACTCGACTTGGTTAACCGGTCAGTCAATCGCGCTATTCGCCCCCGCAACGACTTCCAGGCTGATACCTGGTCGCTTAGCCCCGCCAGCGGGGATTGCGAAGACTACGCGCTTACGAAGCGCCAACGTCTGCTAAAACTCGGCGTCCCCGCGAGCGCACTTCGCCTGGCGGTGGCGCGCACGGGACGCGGGGAGGGGCACGCCGTGCTTGTCGTCCGCACGAGCAGCGGGGACCGCATTCTCGACAACCGGACGAATCTCATCCGAAACTGGCACCAGACGGATTTGCGTCTCGTGAAAATGGCGGGCGCAAATCCGCTCAAATGGCATTGAGCGGCTCGTTCTACTGAAGGAACCCGCAGCAAACAGCCGGCCGTTGGGCCGCCTGTTTGCCTTCAAGGCTGCCGATCAATTTGGGCTGGCAGCCTCGGCTGCCGGACTGGTGAGCGCAGCCGTCTCAATTTCTGTACAATTGTTGACGGCAACCGCGATGTCATCGATCTGAGCCCGTTGCGCCACGTTGGTCGTGAATGTGCTGGCGAGAGAGATAGCTGCAGCTGCCAATCTATCACTGTCGTCACACACCTCATCATTCGCCGCCGTGGTCGCGAGCGCAACAACCAGGTCTGCAACTCCCTGGTCATACTGCTCGCTCGGCAGATTTGCATCACGTAGTGCTGCCAAGTAGTCGCGTGCAGCCTGGCTGCAAGCGGCGTCATTACCGCTGCAGGCATCGACCACCGTTTGCACCGATGGAGCTGCTTGCGCGTGCGCGTATGTGACAGGGTTGAATATCAGTGCAGCTGAGAAGCAGAGGTAAAGTTTCGACATTGTGATTACTTTCGTAGCCTAGTTTCCCAAGTCCTAACGGTAGGGTTGCACCAGGCAGGGCGTCAAGGCATCTTATTGGCGTACAGTGTTCCGACGTCCCGGTTTGGAGGCGCGGCTCGAACATGGCTTCATCGGGCCAGCACTCCCTATTTTTCATTGCTAGATTTGTCTTTTAGATGGTCGTGCCGCAAATTTCGACGAAAGGGTCCAAAAATTTCGGCCAGCACTCCTCTCACCAAGACTGCCAGGACTAGGCCGCTATTGTACCCGATCACGATGAGCACGGCTCCCACAATGCTGAATTCCGGGCTGAGCCAAGCTTGCGCGAGCGCAGCAATCAGAATCAAAACCGATCCGGTGATCCACCAGACCGACGACCCAACCCCGCCGACGAACATGCCAAGCAGCGCAGCCAGAGCAAACAATAAAGTGAAGCCCAAAACGTTCATTGCCAGTCTGGCTCAATTTTTAGCTTGGTCTAGCACGCATTGTTCCTGCCAAGCTCCTTGTACAATCTGAAAGCAGAGAGCTCTTCTAAGCCACCCGATTGAGTGCGTGCATGGCCATGGGCGCGCTCGCGGGCTGAATTCTTGGCCAGACCCTTTCCCTCGATCCGCCTGCCCACCTCTCCTGGATCCATCTAGCAGACCGAAGCCACGGTAGCATGTCGGCTAGACGCCCATAATAGGTTTTTCGGCGCCTAGCTTCCAAGCGCCTTTAGCCAACCATCGAAGGTGTCTGATTTCTCGTGTTCGGCGGACGAACCCGTATGCGCCAAATGAGGCCATGCCATCGCGTTGCGTGCTTCGCGCGGACTATAACCAAACTCCTTGCTGAACGCCCGGCTAAAATTCGCTGCTGAACTGAATCCGACGGTTTCCGCGATATCGATGATGCGCCGATTGTCAGCCGGATCGCTCAGCGCGGCATGCGCCGTCAACAGCCGGCGCTTTTGGATGTAGTGCAGAACGCCGCCGCTTGGTTCGAACATCTGATAGAGCCGGGTGCGCGAGACGCCAAGTGCTCGACAGACCGACTCCGGTGTCAAATCCGCGGCATCAAGGTGTTGCTGGATATAGCGGCGCGCCCTTTCGATCAATGCAAAGCCCGCAAATTGCTCGGCGGCTGCATCGCGCTCCCCCGGCGGCGAGAGACAACCAATTATCAGGCTGCGGGTCGCATGGACGATGCGCGGCAAATCTTCGGGGGTGAGACTACGCAATCTCGTTTCAATGCCGTTGAGATAGTCCACAAGCAGGTTGGCGATATTGCCAAACAGAATTGAATTGTTGTTGGCATCGAGGTTCACTGACGCATCAGCGAACAGATCCCGCGGCAGATAGAGAAAGAAAGTTTCGGAGTCGGTCGTCCTTCCTCGAAACGGGTATCCGAGCGACCTGAGTTCTACCCCGCCAGGTTTGCCTTCCGCGACGCGGCCGTCGACCTCTGTCCACGACCGGCCGGTTCGCGGCACGGCGACATACCAGTGGTCGATCGAACTGGAGCGAAGTTTGGCTGCGGAGCGCAGGTAGCTGTGCGCGGGTGCGAGTTGCTGGACGGCGAGCATGCGGCCAAGCTTCCATGCTGTATGATGCGCGACAAACCCGCGTTCTCGAGGTGTGTCGTCCGGCAACTTGATGTCTATTAAAGAGGCTACATGGGCTTGCCAGGCGGGGAGTTGATCCTCAGGCGCCAGTTCTTTTGTCGAGAATGACAATGGTTCGAGTACTGGCGCGAATGGCGGTTCGATTTCATTTCGCAATGGGGCCTCGCGCGGCCAACGACGTCGCTCGCGGTCCAGATCCATCAACCTGCCGAGTGCCCCATCCTATTTTCCAGCGTTCCCATCTGGTCGTGCCAGTTCATGATTCGGTGTACCCTGTTGCGCCAAATATGTGGTGCATCGCAGGCGCATGGCAAGGCGTCGGGGGATAGCTGAACAAGGTAGAGAACTGTTTCCCCCTCGCAGCTGCAAGAAATGTATTCCCGGATAAGTTTTAGGATGCGCGGCTAACGACACGCTGGTCGCGAATACGTACAGAGAAGTAGGACAAAGACAAAAGACCGCGTTGTATCTATAGCCGACGCATTTTTCGGCGTTACACATGCGCAATTCCGCGTGATAGCAGTTGAATAAAAATGCTTTGGTGACTTGGACGGAATTTGCCTGCGGGGGCAAATCTCAAAATTCCTGGAACCGTCGGTCAGGTTGTAGTGCTTCGGGGAATACTTTGGGTGGCGTAGGTGAAAAAACTGCATACCACGTTGGCAACTGGATGGGTGGAGAGAGTAAACCAACATCGCCTCTCTCTTTCATCTTACCATATCTCAGCCCACAGAACTGGTGACAACGGCGCCGGCACGGGGGCAGATGTCGCGATCACTTCACGTCGATCGCAGGAGATTGTTGGTAGCTGGAAAAGACGTGCGAATTTGGCGGCCAAACGGCTGATCGATATCGCGTTGTCCAGTGTCGCGCTAACGGTGCTGTCGCCAGCATTGCTCCTGCTGATGATCATTATCCGCATCGAGAGCCATGGTTCTCCAATTTTCACTCAGATGCGATGGGGCCGGAACATGTCGACGTTCCGTGTCTACAAATTCCGGACTATGTATGTCGACAAATGCGATCCTGTTGGCGTCGACCAGACCGCCGTGGGGGATTGTCGCGTCACGCGGACCGGAGCGATTCTCCGGCGCATCAACATCGATGAATTGCCCCAGCTGATCAACGTATTGAAGGGTGACATGTCGCTTGTAGGCCCGCGATGTCACCCGATCGGTATGCTTGCTGGCGGAATGGCGTATGAAGAACTCGTCAGATCATATCATCTAAGACATGAAATGCGACCCGGCATAACCGGTCTGGCACAGGTAAACGGGTATCGCGGACCAACAACCGATCCCATTTTAGCGATTGGGCGCATCCAGTATGATCTGGAGTACATCCGAAACTTTTCCGTCTGGATGGATCTGAAAATTATATTCATCACACTACAGAAGGAAATACGTTTCGGCGGCACAGGCTTTTGATTTGTCATGAGAGCAACAGTTCCTCGGGGGACGCAAATGAATATCGTCGTTGTTGGTGCTGGATATGTAGGCCTCGTTACAAGTGCATGCCTGGCCGAAATCGGTCACTGCATCACCTGCGTCGATCAAGACGCGGCTAGGATTGCTTCACTTAAAGAAGGCCAAGTCCCAATATTCGAGCCCGGACTCGATCAGTTGGTTGAAGCAGGAAGATCGGCGCACCGGCTCACCTTCAGCACCGATCTCAGTGTTGCAATAAAAGATGCCGACGCCGTTTTCATGGCGGTGGGTACACCGGCGAGAAAGACTGATGGACGTGCGGATGTTTCAAACGTCGTGGAAGCGGCGCGGCAGATCGCAAAGGCATGCCGCAGCCGACTTGTCGTGATCGTAAAATCGACCGTGCCGGTGGGCACTTGCGACCGCATCGAACGAACTATTCGGGAGATCAACCCCGCGCTGGATTTCTCGGTGGTCTCAAATCCCGAATTCCTTCGCGAGGGGATGGCGATTTCCGATTTCCAGCAACCGGATCGCGTAATCATCGGCCTTGAGCACTCCCGGGACAAGAGCATTCTTCGACAAATCTACTCAACTTATGAGTTCCGTGGCATCCCCATTATTTACACCTCCCGTAGAACTGCGGAACTCACCAAATACGCCGCGAACGCCTTTCTCGCAATGAAGGTTGCCTTCACAAACGAAATGGCAGACCTGTGCGATCTCTCGGGGGCAGATGTTTCGGATCTTACGTTAGGGATCGGACTTGACCACCGGGTCGGTCCTCATTTTTTTGCACCGGGGCCAGGCTTTGGGGGCTCCTGCTTCCCCAAAGACACAGTTGCCCTGATCCGAACTGCCCAGGATCTGGCCGGTGAAGCGCGTATCGTCGAGGCCGTCATCGCGGCGAATGACCGCCGGAAACGCACAATGGCCTTGAAGGTGGTTACAGCGTGCGGGGGAAGCGTTGTGGGAAAGACGATTGCCCTTCTCGGCCTCACATTCAAGAAGAACACCGACGACGTGCGAGACTCCCCGTCACTTGCGATCGCCGAGGCCTTGGTCGATCTTGGCGCCATCGTGCGCGGATATGATCCGCAGGGAATGAGAAAAGCCCGGGCTCAGATCCATAGCATCGACTTCGCCGAAGATCTTTGGGCAGCCTGCAGTGAAGCCGACGCCGTCGTCATCGCGACAGACTGGGATGCGTTTCGCGACCTTGATCTCGCGAGGCTGAGGGCCACCCTGAAACGTCCCGTCATCTGTGACCTTCGAAACGTGATCAATCCAATCGCGGCTCTGGATCATGGGTTTTCCTATGTCGGCGTCGGTCGCGGGTCCGTTCGTCCCAATCACGATCGCCCGTTTCGCCGCGCGGTCTCCGTGAGGGCCGGGGGATGAGCCGCGGAGCCAGTCGGGCTGCTGGAGAGCACGCGTGCGCGTGGTGCACTCCAATCGCTCCTGGTGCGCGCGGCGCCG encodes:
- a CDS encoding OmpA family protein; amino-acid sequence: MRQLLMAVFWMACFPGVNDAVGVEAQSEVTVEVAGEAYKGAPVFEVRFDGVVVGSGTLKNSIDTAAEGRLFETKDPLKYVETFQFKIPDDVFSPSGVVEISFTNDAWGGDSASQADRNLFARSISVNGKKIDAAELRLQNDAIDSTPEAIVGAAETHGFVALPGSDIKARAMPGGEGWPQPSQTAESRALPTDPAGKMAPGQADGEVQPAPSVTTASKDKASDCDRVANVAGFQNNSAELSTAQRSALDKLISELADEPCALEIIGYASNTGTASANERVSQARAAAVADYLTARGIPAASATTIGKGQTMKFGPSAIDNQRVVITTSKR
- a CDS encoding transglutaminase-like cysteine peptidase, which encodes MKRVKIYALTAFIAFSLITPTVLSAAEFATSSISNSDRQTPLARILKPGSGSVKTHKPRSIKRSEVRFNSRGKAPLAYQLFCLKSPRECRGGGKASVHLTPQLLSKLDLVNRSVNRAIRPRNDFQADTWSLSPASGDCEDYALTKRQRLLKLGVPASALRLAVARTGRGEGHAVLVVRTSSGDRILDNRTNLIRNWHQTDLRLVKMAGANPLKWH
- a CDS encoding helix-turn-helix domain-containing protein, translating into MDLDRERRRWPREAPLRNEIEPPFAPVLEPLSFSTKELAPEDQLPAWQAHVASLIDIKLPDDTPRERGFVAHHTAWKLGRMLAVQQLAPAHSYLRSAAKLRSSSIDHWYVAVPRTGRSWTEVDGRVAEGKPGGVELRSLGYPFRGRTTDSETFFLYLPRDLFADASVNLDANNNSILFGNIANLLVDYLNGIETRLRSLTPEDLPRIVHATRSLIIGCLSPPGERDAAAEQFAGFALIERARRYIQQHLDAADLTPESVCRALGVSRTRLYQMFEPSGGVLHYIQKRRLLTAHAALSDPADNRRIIDIAETVGFSSAANFSRAFSKEFGYSPREARNAMAWPHLAHTGSSAEHEKSDTFDGWLKALGS
- a CDS encoding sugar transferase; amino-acid sequence: MKKLHTTLATGWVERVNQHRLSLSSYHISAHRTGDNGAGTGADVAITSRRSQEIVGSWKRRANLAAKRLIDIALSSVALTVLSPALLLLMIIIRIESHGSPIFTQMRWGRNMSTFRVYKFRTMYVDKCDPVGVDQTAVGDCRVTRTGAILRRINIDELPQLINVLKGDMSLVGPRCHPIGMLAGGMAYEELVRSYHLRHEMRPGITGLAQVNGYRGPTTDPILAIGRIQYDLEYIRNFSVWMDLKIIFITLQKEIRFGGTGF
- a CDS encoding UDP-glucose/GDP-mannose dehydrogenase family protein; translated protein: MNIVVVGAGYVGLVTSACLAEIGHCITCVDQDAARIASLKEGQVPIFEPGLDQLVEAGRSAHRLTFSTDLSVAIKDADAVFMAVGTPARKTDGRADVSNVVEAARQIAKACRSRLVVIVKSTVPVGTCDRIERTIREINPALDFSVVSNPEFLREGMAISDFQQPDRVIIGLEHSRDKSILRQIYSTYEFRGIPIIYTSRRTAELTKYAANAFLAMKVAFTNEMADLCDLSGADVSDLTLGIGLDHRVGPHFFAPGPGFGGSCFPKDTVALIRTAQDLAGEARIVEAVIAANDRRKRTMALKVVTACGGSVVGKTIALLGLTFKKNTDDVRDSPSLAIAEALVDLGAIVRGYDPQGMRKARAQIHSIDFAEDLWAACSEADAVVIATDWDAFRDLDLARLRATLKRPVICDLRNVINPIAALDHGFSYVGVGRGSVRPNHDRPFRRAVSVRAGG